In Neomonachus schauinslandi chromosome 6, ASM220157v2, whole genome shotgun sequence, a genomic segment contains:
- the ASCL5 gene encoding achaete-scute homolog 5: MNNNFCRALVDRRPLAPPSCMQLGVVPAPRRAPLPPAEPLGNVPLLLYPGPAEPQYYDAYAGVFPYVPFAGAFGVYDYPFEPAFIQKRNERERQRVKCVNEGYARLRGHLPGALAEKRLSKVETLRAAIRYIKYLQELLSAAPDGAPPAASPPGCHGDCGARAPASLVPDSSESSCFSSSPFFESEESSH; this comes from the coding sequence ATGAACAATAACTTCTGCCGGGCCCTGGTGGACCGGCGGCCCCTGGCGCCCCCCAGCTGCATGCAGCTGGGCGTCGTGCCCGCTCCGCGCCGGGCGCCCTTGCCCCCCGCCGAGCCCCTGGGCAACGTGCCCCTGCTGCTGTACCCGGGCCCGGCCGAGCCGCAGTACTACGATGCCTACGCGGGCGTGTTCCCCTACGTGCCCTTCGCCGGTGCCTTCGGGGTGTACGACTACCCCTTCGAGCCCGCCTTCATCCAGAAGCGCAACGAGCGCGAGCGGCAGCGGGTCAAGTGCGTCAACGAGGGCTACGCGCGCCTCCGCGGCCACCTCCCGGGCGCGCTGGCCGAGAAGCGGCTCAGCAAGGTGGAGACGCTGCGCGCCGCCATCCGGTATATCAAGTACCTGCAGGAGCTGCTGAGCGCGGCCCCCGACGGCGCGCCCCCCGCCGCCTCCCCGCCCGGCTGCCACGGCGACTGCGGGGCACGGGCGCCCGCCTCCCTGGTGCCCGACTCGTCCGAgtcctcctgcttctcctcctcgcCGTTCTTTGAGTCTGAAGAATCCAGCCACTGA